Within Haematobia irritans isolate KBUSLIRL chromosome 2, ASM5000362v1, whole genome shotgun sequence, the genomic segment taattATGCTAGGTAATTGATGTAAATACTTTGAGCAATTTCGATAATTTCTACTTGCATTTAGAAACGTAGcactcgaaatttttatttcatgtatttgtcatataaaaagtcAAATATAAacgatttgtaaaatatttttttagtctttgtaaaatattttttcaatcaaaaataaaaactgaGTACACGAAGAACAAATAGCTAACAAAATAGTTTCCAGCTTCTAGAGAAGAAGGTGagtaaaaaattgtacaaatggcGAATGAAATTAAGTGTTTTGCATGTGAGGATAATTTTGATTGCCTTAAAGACTATTTTGTGCATTTAAAAAGGCATTGTGTGTTATCCCCTGACTTAAAATTTCGTTGCACTTATGAAAACTGTCATCAGCAATTTCAAGTGAAACATACATTTACGCGCCATTTAACAAGACATTACACTAAAACAAACGTACTCCCCAATATGATACCCAGCCAAAATGTCCATTCAGTAAGCGCTAATCGTATGGAATATTACGAAAAAACGAGTGAAGATATTGAAATGCGAGAATTGAGGGATGAAGGTGATAATAGAGAAAATAAAACCGATTATAGTAAGAAAATAGAAGAATTACATTTTTCGGCCACCGAGTTTTTAATTACTTTAAATTCAATGGACAATATATCACATACAGACGCCCTTAATATCCAAAtaccaaacatttttcaaaaagccCTTAACACCAAAATTCCATTTTCTAACTCACTATGcatctataataaaaaaatcgggACCACTCAGAAACATATGGAGTTTCAAATTTGAAGGAAACCAcagacagttcaaaatttatgcTCATATTATTACATCGAGAAAAAATTTAccactaagtttttcatataagcaaCAAATGCATTTTGCAAAGTATTTATTAAGTCATGAAGTGAATGAGGACTTAACTTTAAAAACCgcaaaaataaacaaagttgTCGAAAAGCTTATAAGTGATATCTTACATATACCTTTACAATCATTTTCAATACATCTAAGCGCATCAATATGGGGTTACACATTTAATACTCAACTCTTCGTGTCCACTTTTTCGGAAGATTATACAATCTTTAATATATCTTACATAGTTAAAACGcatagcaatcaaatttttctcATATGCAAGAAGGTTTCAACAAAATTCAATGCCCACTACGCCGCTTTTGAATATGGTGTTATTTCTAATGAGTACGTTGCTTTAAGCCTTCATGATATAGTGGGACCACCAGTTGATgtcgtttacactgaaaaaggcAGCTCATTTATAAAGTtgaaagaattttacaaaagCATCTATTAAAATGGATAATATGGATATCGATTTATTGGACAccgatttgaaaaatttattgtccTCATGGAACCTTGCACACTTATATTCTTTATTGCATGGtaagtacttgttattttataaaACCATACACAATTCTATTATTTATTATCAATATTACTatttcagaaaataaaattaatttggaaatcttaaaaattttacaacaacatCACATACAACGCATTTTTGATGGCCGTCCAATAGGGGAGCATGCTCTCTTTGAGCATAAATTAGAACAATGGAAATcatcattaaataaaaatagaaacctCTCTTATTATACTCAAAACTATGAAGACGTTGACACAGTTGCGCAGCCGATGCATTTAAATAAACAGCAAGTATTCACTGTACATGATATCCTTAACAATACAAAAAGTGGCAGCATGATTTTTAAATACTACGCTGAGCACAGAATTCTTCACGACGAGCAAAGATACCTTCTTATTAATACAATAGCAAATGTTTTGCAAGAAAAAGGAATTGAATACAATGTTCAACAATGTGCCACACTAGAAGATGAAATTTGCACATTTTTTGCCTCTGAAAAAAAGGTAAATCtttgtttgaattttgtattttatcagATGTAACCCCACTAATTTGACTAGGAATTCTACCAGCAAGGAAAAAGAGGGAagatttataacaaaatttccaatatgaaacgtgcacaaaaaattgttttaaagtccAAGGAAAACATTAGGACGGATGATAATGTTGGCCCATTAAGTTAGTATTAAGCAcgcaaaattataattcttatATCCAACGAATATTTCTTTTGCTGCAAAAAGGTGTTGTTTACTTTTACAGAAGCAACTTctactataaaaaatcttcgttggtctaaaatttcttttcggaCGAAATAATTACTTGTGTGAAAATACTTGCTTTCATGATCCTATATcttaaattatattcctattagGAGAAATTGACGCTGACTGCACATTCGCTTTTCAATATTTACGATCTGGTTCCATAACTGCCGAAGAGCTCGATATTTATTGGAGGCAATGTTCCCCGATGCGATTTAAGCAAATTATGGCTTCAAAATCTACATTAGAAGCTCTTAAGCTTTGGCCGGAGTATACAAAACCAAACGGTGGCCGATTAGTAAGTTTAAATATGattattaacaaatttatatttattttttatttattttcagattgatattgattttagtttaaaatttcctttggcaAAAGATATTAAAATTACATGGACATCtttggaaattaaattgttCGCATTTTTAAAAACCAAATTGCCGAACTCGACTTTACTTAAGAAATTCGATGACGAGGATACATCTTCAAATCAaggtttgtattttttatagtcGATACTTATGTAAATAAACAATCTCATGATTTCAGAATCTAAACAATTTGCAATATTCTGGACCTTGCATCAAGTGTTCCCAAAGGGTAACCTCTGATGAAAATGGGTCCAAAATAAGGAAGAAATTTAGTATTTTGGACTCGCAAGAATCTTTTGCATTTATAGGAAGTACAAAGGAGGAAATAGCAGCAAAATTAAACTTAGCAAAGCTCCAAAATCGGTGTATACAACCAAAGTTGCTAATTGTCGGCGAACTAACTAATATCAAGTCCATTGTTctatatttcgatggaattgaATATCCGTTTTTAACAATTCTTGATGCTgtagatattttatttaaaatattttatgtctttaatttACAATATCCCGAAGAATCAGATACTTTTTATAACTTCATTCAAGACTTTTTTTATGACATgcctaaaaagaaaaaatacgcCAAAGTTTCcgttataaaaaatgaaattttaacatttgACTTATAATTGTTTAACTTAAATTGTTTCATTAACCAATACAATATCTGAAACCATTTCAATCTTTAACTGCCACTAAACATGTTTATATGAATTATTCGCATTTCATATCTATACAAATTAtcatttataagattttttattttatttttagtgttATAGATTTAATCATATTGCTGTTTTCTCCATattttacataaatttgtattcttttatattattaatttcacttatatatgtttgttaaataaaatttaatcttaataaaaaccaaaaaaaaaaaacatttctcagtgtatttattcataaaaaaattatggaaaattaaTAATCTATATACATAAATCAAATATCATAGTAATTGAATGAAATGGGAACACCAATTACTTTGTCACTTGTACTAAATACAGAAGTAATTGGTTTACAGTACTAAATTGATTACCATCGtattaaacacaattacgattttaattgatttaccgcaaaaatttaataaacatttaactcagttcaattacgaccgtaattgaaaagcagcatatgattcaagtacaaatatatttagatTGATTACTATCTCATTTGAATGTCATGCCAAATTCCAATTATGTTTCTACTCAATACAAATACCCcatcatttgaaaataattttacaacgaaattacaatttgggtaattggatttacaattttcgtcataaggccggtactctgttcggttttcgcgttgaaactccatacaaaaccaaaaaatgcgaaaaatttgcgaaattttttccatttgtgatactttgttttttcgtgttgaaaaactgacgtttatagcacggcgccatttgcaatgtgaattaagaaataatttattttttaaaaaactatttgtgcgggtttataaatcaaacacggaccatatttttgttccgaaactatacaaaggatcaaaggaatagcagatcaattgcccaaggaaaaataaaatgttattttgtaaaaacaagcaacaaccaccaacttaatccaatatcgctccctgttaaatagcgctccaagctacctaaaaaacgccgctttctatgtgcgaaataatggtttccataaaaaattttcgcaagaatgaacatagtaccggcctataagctgaaaatcaaatacaaaaataattgaattcacaatttttgtatttgattcaattattcacttttttctgtgtagattttaataaataaattatttcttaattcacattgcaaatggcgccgtgctataaacgtcagtttttcaacacgaaaaaacaaagtatcacaaatggaaaaaatttcgcaaatttttcgcatttagaccggtactctgttcggttttcgcgttgaaactccatacaaaaccaaaaaatgcgaaaaatttgcgaaattttttccatttgtgatactttgttttttcgtgttgaaaaactgacgtttatagcacggcgccatttgcaatgtgaattaagaaataatttatttattaaaaactatttgtgcgggtttataaatcaaacacggaccatatttttgttccgaaactatacaaaggaccaaaggaatagcagatcaattgcccaaggaaaaataaaatgttattttgtaaaaacaagcaacaaccaccaacttaatccaatatcgctccctgtaaaatagcgctccaagctacctaaaaaaacgccgctttctatgtgcgaaataatggtttccataaaaatttttcgcaagaatgaacatagtaccggcctttttttgttttgtatggagtttcaacgcgaaaaccgaacagagtaccggcctttaaggaagaaatttctgacatttatatattgaattaggttctgtAGTTTGAACACATAATTGCAACCTAATAACCATCATTGGTCATTGGTATAGaaacattacctataaaaaattgtaaattgtaatgtaaattgatctcacatatatgtagatcaaaagcctttgttgttagcaccttttgtatttattttcgtattggaatttggttaggataataataaagaaaatcgagggcggttgcaccaacaaacaaaacaattaatttgagattgcgacaaccaatgcaaagttgatccaacatactaccatgcagttacaattgccaaatgttagttgtgctgacagatatcattgatagttgatggaaccactTGCTTTCGcttggcaaataattcggttgagtcaacgaatttgttttctgggtgtgagcagtacaatattcacctaatatggaacataccggggaactgcgaagcggatgagttggcaaggcaggggaactagaatttgttggtatgcccctagctacctgcaagctcatactgcgtgagaaggctgttatgatgccaaatgttcgatgggagaattgcaagggttgtaacgacaccaagcaaatatggccccatttaaacttaaaccgctcaCTAGAtaggctaatgttctcgagacgtcagatatcactcctgatatctgctataacgggtcgctgcctgataggcgattttgcaaaaactattggcgcgaagtataatgactattgtatgagctgtcatgatgtggaggaaaaagaatcaattaaacacctcttgtgtgagtgtcctgcattttgtgtaaagcgcaagcaacttttaggagcatatagcttcagattactggcggatgtggaaaacgttaacttaagcagtctgctaatgtttttggaacaatctggttggttcagcgaagaaaaataatcgagaaggttcagcggttaaaactagaagtgtccatatgtaataggtacttttagttaatgtggtatcacaatggactgaatagtctaagtgagcctgaatcttaatcgggctgccactttaacctaacttaacctatcaTTAGTTGCCATTTTAACTCGAATTATTTCTCGTATTTCACTctcagtgtaggttaggttaggtggcagcccgatgtatcaggctcacttagactattcagtccattgtgataccacattggtgaacttctctcttatcactgagtgctgcccgattccatgttaagctcaatgactctCAGTGTAAGATGGtactaccctgccagcatttcaagttccatttcatcctcatcgctaccacaaactcgtaagtgacactgtaaaaatcgccaactgtgttagtattttgccatcactattggcatgaaagtattttgccatcacaattgttacaagagccactttatattttgtgaaacaccatgcacaactagcttcttataatttatttaaataaaaatgataatgaagtgctgaaaacatagttatttcgcttaaaattgtgaaaagtatattggtgaacaatttttgactttctaaatggaataaagtgatagtttttcaaatattttccagacacgctgcctccattgggaataaaagcactggctgatagacgctacaacatgtaacttgcaacttgtaactcaacatcaatattttattaatgcataaaattatgttaaatgtgatgtgatagtcgtataaatgttatatttatgagaatttataaatgtttaataaaatgaataaacatataaacaatcgtgttttacttgaccacaatgattcttttacaactatcttaaaatgcactttgtatgattgtttgaaggggctcttattggcgtccttctaatgtatccagaagggcacctaataattacactcatgcgatactttttgtggtaacttggcgtggtacaacttctcaatagtgacggcgcttttccgaggagttttggatatcgtatacgactgttttcgacatagtggggattctcaggagcgcccccaaattcaaaaaatgttggcagggtatagtCAAATCCAACTCGTCTTCCGAAAAATAAGTTTCTTCATCAGAATTGCAAACTCCGTTAGTTTCTTGTATTTCGGCACAATTCTTATCTCTGACGGCGTCAATTCTTTTAATTTGCATGctcatacaaaatttagtcgttgaaaattcaaatttttctgaCTATGATAGTGTGAgtgacagcaacaacaacacagCAAGTTGGCAGCAACGCTATAGCGTTGTTGTGTTTGCACACAGCAAAGAATATACTCTTTGACAAGCTAGGCAACCACTCTTGGATCACTCCCGTATGATGACATCCTTAATCACCcttagggatgccagacgtactcttttaaagagcacatgtgctcttttttacaaaatgtgctcttaaaacaagataggTCAAAAGAGCACGtaaaagtgctctatttttagttaagtgCGCTTTTCATGCATCACAGCAAATATTAATCCCacgcgattcaataaatggtaaaagtaaactgaaaatacGTAAATGTCGCACGAAGAGATTTTCctagccgttattttctaattaaatagtgttttactttatatatcaggGTCGTAGAAGAGCATGCCGATGTTGCTTCTTAACTTTGTACTCagttctaaatgtaaacaaacttcttcaataacgtttttcacaaaaacaccaaaaaatgactTAAAAGTATcgtaagaaaattagcttgagaTGAATGTAGGTTATtttatgtttgtgatatgaacctttttgttatgtttaaatgaattatatttcaataaattggaattaaatgtttttctgttatttgaaaaagtgtgctctatttttttcgtatgtgctctttttataagctgaatgtactctttttgcctcttcaaaatctggcatccctaatCACCCTCTTGGCGATCTGCTCCAGACAACACCACACCAAATCCAGCAATCTGCCTTTCACGTCTCCTCTGATTCTTCATTATGACTTCTCGTTGTTAACACAACTTTATTCCACTTGGTAGAATTATCTCACTCCTGATTTGTTACTTATGGTTTCCCATAAACAATGGCCTCTCTCTGCTGTCAGGATTAAAACGCGGACGCGATtatattcatatatattttattaaatataattagGAATAGTTGgtgttattaaaaataaaatagtacgCTGCTTAGCTCAACTCTAGACTCCAATAATCTGATAAGAATGAATAAACACAGTTGTATCAAAAGAtatataaaagtacaaaaaaaggaGTAAAAATTTATCGATAGCTAACACCATACAAtagttgcatccagtgctaaaagaaaacagctctATTGTTAAATTTATACATCTGTATAGCTGATGTCCTTAACAGCCAATGCTTCTTTTatcttttttatcatacatttactgtatgattaaaataaacaataaaaaaaaattccgaaaATTTCGGTATCCCGAAAAAATTCCAGGACTGTATATTTTGAATTCCCGGtttgtaaaaatcgatcccgaatatgattattatcaaaatttatcgGGTTCTCGAAGGGAGATATTGTTTGATGTTCTTTAGAAGTTCAATTGTACCATTCGACTATTATGGTCTTACTTCAGCATTAATCCTATCACAAGGTAGATCGAGGGTATGGTCTAGGTTTCACATGAAAGACTTATGGGGAATTGTTCCCGTTGGGGTTGTTCTGTAATCTACTTTTCCTCTCACAGAAAGGAAAACTTTTCACGGAATTTGTTTAGTGGAATCTTTCTTAAGTTCAGTACCCTGCCAATATTTTTTGGGGCGCTTCtgcgaatccccactacgtcgaaaacaatcatatacgacatcaaaaactcgtcggaaaagcgccgtcactattgagaagttgtaccacgccaagttactacgaaaaagtttctcatcagtgcaattattaggtgcctatttagatcaatttcgaaggacgccaataagaacccctgcaaactatcagaaaaagtgcattttaaggtaattgtagaagaatcattgtggtcaagtaaaacacgattgtgtagatgtttattgatttgattaaacatttataatttcttataaatatatcatttttggtttatctcatcacatttaacataattttttgcattaataaatgaatgatgttgagttttaagtagcaagttacatattgcagcatccatcagccagtttgtttattttcgatggagacagcgtgcctggaaaaatatttgaaaaacgatcactttattctatttggaaagtcgaaaattgttcaccaaattatcagaatagccttttgttcgacatatttcaaaagtttttttttcatttcgggttcgattaggagcccaaattgaaagagatttctaagagtttgtccgagactggttcctgaggacctgtttatgggttgctcctgctaaattgtcccaggacgtgttctttgggatgagtccaagacgcgtcctaaaatgtaagattactgcgtcaatgacaaacccatgttaaagtggacggtcccttccatacgttttgatcagaactgggactggtccatacacaccagggactagtcctgtaccagttctgtggttgatccatttcccgtagggtagttccacacttttctcagcaaaaaattgggagttgttctaaaggcacaactttaaaagcacttccaagaatgtcttcacaaagaagttaactattttaactacacagaaagttttttacttcattttgttatattttaatgcgtaattttttgttttcttttttcaaatagtttaaaaaaagagcaagaataaataaaatggtacaaattattcaaattttgccacaaaaatgctaaatccattatagaaaaatcgataatatttgaaaatattcgagggaaatcgtttcaaacaagcgttagaatgcattaaaaaagtataaaaattatttatttgggaaaatatcacaaaatttttaattcacattcaaaatactgaattcggatcacaccttaagaagtgatgcaaattcattgcaacggctgttgaaacggtggacattcgttctatgacaagttcaattttgtaccacttccagacccaaaaagaacattttcatttcttttttggcgacgcattcatttctttttttgcagcattagtaagatattattttatgaaagaatagttttaatatcaattactattttttattcaactaaatcataagttaaacctcagctttatttcataaatatcagacttctaccacaacccaagtaattcgattgtgcatgaaagtctttagttgaactttgtgcgttgtacgagtatatacttgtttaattctgggggggggggctaaaatttttctggggggtctaagccccctccccagaggccttcctacgcttatgattttatgcctttttttaacttaatacccacctttaaagtTTTCATTGGAAATATGAGAATGAAATCGAACTTGGGAGGGATTTGTCtcgaaaaccaaaaaatgttgACGGTACGTATAGGTAAACAATCTAAGTGCAATCCCAAAGTATCAGATACAACACAATCTTCTTCTTGTACCGAAATCGGGGAGAAAGGAGAGTAGATCTGGAATAGGCCTCTAAGGatgtacaataaataaaaaagttactTCGGTTTGGTTATAAAATAGGTTTTTTATACATCTTTATTATACATTTTGATgtagaaagcgtatttttttaatatatttttaataatattttattatatattattttttctagTACTCACAAAAAAGCTTAAATCAAATAGACTGAAATTAAATACAGGTTAGAatcgaaaaacttaaaaatggtAAAATTCAGTTATCACTTCCAGATTGTTTacattgcaaaattaaaacaaaaaactaaattgtAATTTGGATTTGTTTTATGCTTAtactaaaaatatttacttaaatttATTGGTAAACATCGTGCGAAATGAGCATGCTTTTATTTAAGTCTATTAAATGTTACAATGCTTTTTAATCTATATACAGGTATTAGCATATAACAGTCctgaaaataaaatatcgtTCTTTACGATACGGCGTGTTTGCAAATGAAAAATGCCAAGTAGtaggttttctaaattgtaaaatttccagtTTATTGGGTTTTGCTTTTTTTAACCTTAAAACAGGTTTTTATTTCCAACTTTataattacagaaaatttttatttttttagatctTGCTGCATTCTCTTTTTGTCTTCATATCTTGGAAAATGCtattttttagtaatttttCTAAAAGGGCTTACATAAGACTAAGGCTAAAAATTTGCTGTGCAAATTATGGCGAAGTATTATAAGTATATAAGATACAATTTGTtggttttatgaaaaatgaaaattacgACGCTTTTTGTGTTACAGCCATTTGAGGAGAAATGATATAAATTGTCCAAGTCAGGCTTTTTTgcgactttatctaaaatttaagTCTTGTGTCCTTCccctaatataaataaaaataagaactaATAAGATATGAATGAATAAGAAATTCCAACTTCTGAAAGTCCTCTAATAAGGAGAAGTACTGAGATCATTGGAGAAATTACACtactttacactgaaaatgtacacattATGAGAGTCGACTTTTATTTTGAtctctgaattcgaaaaaaaaaatgtttaaaaattttttatgggacagtttttgagatatttcgggttttttagtttttcgctcgtttttcactaaacaaattatatctcgagttataaTTGAATATGTGTATAATTGGatatgtgataagttaagtggttcaaaatatatcgatgcGAAAAAGCCAAATCGGACATttgtaactcgagatataatttgtttagtgaaaaaagagcgaagaactaaaaataacgggatatttcaaaaactattccataaaaaatttttaaatttttcgaagtcagcagatcaaaatacataagaaaagttgcctttcatcaagtgtacatgattttttttgtaaactagttttATCTAAAGGAATGTCGCAGTATGATTTAATTTCACTTATTTCTTGAAAACCAAGCCGCCAGGCAATGTACCGCCTTTTTTAGCAGTCGGTATTTCTCCAagtcgttattttttttttttttttcatcctttTTCATTCAGTAACTGGAAAGTCTTACTGTTAGTATAgttaataatgaaaataaaacaatatttttgataaaaaaagaaaaataaaacaaaatttgtatgaatgacaaAAGTTAGTGGTTTTAGTTTCTACCTATGTTTGCCCTCAACTTATATAATTAATGTTATTGTTTTAGTAGAAAAAAACTATGTAACCATATGTATCATGTTAgtacggttaataattataactaaaaaaatatttgtaaaattacaaataaaaataattcatttggaaaatgattaaaaaataaaactagaaaatttgtttggcaCAAGACTTGCAAGttctagaaaaaaaacatttcgaaatatatttaacaaCGCAACTGTTTCCTCCTGCATAAGGTCTTTACAATAGTTCCAACTTAATTAGCCTATATACACAACGTTGGGATTTagattagttttatttttattaggaaggcaatgaaaaacttttacatatcattaaaaatgtaaaaaggaTTATTTAATATGAATTCCTATGAAAATGCAGAGAAGCATGGGTGATATTACACgccactaaattaaaaaattatcgtAGAGTCCGAACAAAAATAGAATTAGTTCACATTTATAACTCCAACTATCTGTAGCTAAAAATGTATATTGTTGAAGCAGAAAATAACATATTTAATTATCAGGCCAATAACTTCGGGAAATTActaccatatttcaattaacgTAAAAGTTTAATATACCAAAGTCAAACATTATAATTGCATATATTTTTACTAATTGGAGTAAAGGAATCGATAGATATTTAAACCTAATATGACTTTTGATATACATATACCTTCCACGCaaagaaatttgtatttttctatTCAATCGAACGGTTCGTTATAATAACAAACTGCTAGGTATGCTAATGAGAATGATAtatggttaaaaacagattgacTATGGATAGTGTTTTTTATGAGGTTTAAATATTAAACTGCAGTCTTATGATATAATGATT encodes:
- the LOC142223009 gene encoding uncharacterized protein LOC142223009 yields the protein MDNMDIDLLDTDLKNLLSSWNLAHLYSLLHENKINLEILKILQQHHIQRIFDGRPIGEHALFEHKLEQWKSSLNKNRNLSYYTQNYEDVDTVAQPMHLNKQQVFTVHDILNNTKSGSMIFKYYAEHRILHDEQRYLLINTIANVLQEKGIEYNVQQCATLEDEICTFFASEKKEFYQQGKRGKIYNKISNMKRAQKIVLKSKENIRTDDNVGPLREIDADCTFAFQYLRSGSITAEELDIYWRQCSPMRFKQIMASKSTLEALKLWPEYTKPNGGRLIDIDFSLKFPLAKDIKITWTSLEIKLFAFLKTKLPNSTLLKKFDDEDTSSNQESKQFAIFWTLHQVFPKGNL